In Labrys monachus, the genomic stretch CCGCGACCTGCCGGGCCGGTGGGAATGGATGACGATGAACGGGGTCGCCGACCTGATCTTCGCCGGAATCGTGCTGGCGGGCCTGCCCGGATCCCCCCTCTGGGCACTCGGCCTTCTGGTCGGCATCGACATGGTGTTCGGCGGCATCGCGCTGATCGCGCTGGCCGCAGATCCGCGGCGGCAGGGGGCGGGCTGAGTGCCGCGGCGTCCAGGTGATCGGCCTGTCGCCGACCGCCTCTCGAAACGCTCTCCGAGGAGACAGACATGAAAGCCATGGTCCTGCGTGCGATCGGCACGCCGCTGCAGCTCGAAGACAGGCCGGACCCCCAGCCGGGGCCCGGCGAGATCCGGGTACGGGTCGAGGCCTGCGCGGTGTGCCGGACCGACCTTCACGTCGTCGACGGCGAACTGGCCAACCCCAAGGTGCCCATCGTCCCGGGGCACGAGATCGTCGGCATCGTCGAGACGCTCGGCGCGGGCGTGTCGGCTCCCGTGCCGGGCACGCGTGTCGGCATTCCCTGGCTCGGGCATACATGCGGCCATTGCCCCTATTGCGCTTCCGGCCACGAGAATCTCTGCGACGAGCCGGCCTTCACCGGCTATACCCGCGACGGCGGCTTTGCGACCCATGTCGTGGCGGACGCCGCCTTCGCCTTTCCCCTGCCGCACTGCGAGGACCCCGTCCATACGGCCCCTCTGATGTGCGCCGGCCTGATCGGCTGGCGCTCGCTCACCATGGCGGGGGAGAGCCGCAGGATCGGGCTCTACGGATTCGGCGCCGCGGCCCATATCCTCGCCCAGGTCTGCCGCTGGCAGGGACGCGAGGTCTACGCCTTCACGCGCGCCGGCGACGATGCCGCCCAGGCGATGGCCCGTTCGCTCGGCGCCTGCTGGGCCGGCAGTTCCGACGAGACGCCGCCGGAGCCGCTCGACGCCGCTATCATCTTCGCCCCCGTCGGAGCCCTGGTGCCGAGCGCGCTGCGGGCCGTCCGGAAAGGCGGGCGCGTGGTCTGCGGCGGCATCCATATGAGCGACATACCGCAGTTCCCCTATGCCATCCTGTGGGAGGAGCGCCAGCTCGTCTCCGTGGCCAACCTGACGCGTCACGACGCCGTCGAATTTCTCGCCCTCGCGCCGCAGGCCGGCATCCGGACGACCACGACGGTCTACCCGCTCGAACGCGCCAACGACGCGCTCGCCGATCTGAGGGCTGGTCGGTTCCAGGGCGCAGCGGTGCTGGTGCCCTGAACGGCGCGGCAGAAAATGCTTCTATTTGCCAGCTAAGGAAGGCATGGCGATCCTTTTCAGGATCGCCGCCGAGGCGAGATAGGCCGCGCTGATGCCGATGACGGCCAGCAGAGTCGGCGCGGGAAGCGGGACGAATCCGACGAAAGCGCCGAGCGGGGACAGCGCCAGGAACAGCGCCGCCGCCAGCGCGCCGAGCGAGGTCGCCACCAGGACGGGGTGGGGCCTGCTCGCCCAAAGCGGCCTTGCCGTGCGGATCACGAAGATGACCAGGATCTGGGTCGAGATCGATTCGACGAACCAGGCCGTCCGGAACACCGCGACGTCGGACGCAAAGCCCCAATGGAGGAGGATGAAGGTGGCGATGTCGAACAGCGACGACAGGGGCCCCATGATCAGCGTGAAGCGGAGGACCGCCTTCATGTCCCAGGCCTGCGGCGCGGCGAGCATTTCCCGGTCGGTGACGTCGAAGGGGATGCCGATCTCGGAGACGTCGTAGATCAGATTGTTGAGCAGGATCTGCAGGGGGGCCAGCGGGAGGAACGGCAGGATCAGCGAGGCCAGCGCCATCGAGAGCATGTTGCCGAAATTCGAGCTCGTTCCCATGCGGATATATTTCATGATGTTGGCATAGGTGCGCCGGCCCTCGACGATGCCGTCGCCGAGAACCCCGAGGTCGGGGGCGAGCAGGATGATATCGGCCGCTTCGCGCGCGACGTCCGTGCCGCCCTCCACCGAAAGCCCGACGTCGGCGGCGTGGATGGCGGGGGCGTCGTTGATGCCGTCGCCGATGAAGCCGACGGTGTGCCCCGCCCGGCGCAGCGCCCGCACGATGCGGCTCTTCTGGTCGGGCGATATGCGGACGAAGAGGTTCGTCCTGCCGACGCGGTCGATGAGGGCCGCCTCGCTGAGCGAGGCGATTTCGTCACCCGACAGGATGCCCTGCGCCGGAAGGTGCAGGGTTTCGACGAGATGCAGCACCACGGCGGCGGCATCGCCCGAGATGATCTTCACCGCTACCCCCGCCTCCATCAGGCGGGCGACGGCCTCGGTCGCGCTGGCCTTCGGCGGATCGACGAAGATGGCGCAGCCGACGAAGACGAGGCCGGCTTCCGCATCGACCTCGACCTTGCTGCAATCGGGCGGCATGGCGCGGCGGGCGACGGCGAGCAGGCGCAGGCCCTGGCGTCCCTTCTCCTCGAAAAGGGCAACCAGCTTCGCCCGCATCGCCTCGTCGAGGGGGATGGGGGTGCCGTCCGGCGCCTCGACGTCGCTGCAGATCGCCAGGATCGCCTCGGGCGCCCCCTTGGTGATCAATTCCGGCGCGGAACCGCTGGAGACCAGGACGGAGCACCGCCTTCGCTCGAAGTCGAACGGCAGGTCGTCCAGGCATCGCCAGTCGCCGGCGGGCATCGGGCCGGCGTTGATCGCATCGTCGAGATTGCTCTGCATGCCGCTGACGAAGTGGCTGTTCAGCCGGACCAGTTCGGCGACCCGCGTATTTTCGAGGCCGTCGGGGCCGACGCTGCCGACATGGGTGATGCGCGCTTCGGTCAGCGTTCCCGTCTTGTCGGTACACAGGACGTCCATGGCGCCGAGATCGTGGATGGCGGAGAGGCGCTTCACCACCACCTTGCGTTCGGCCATCCTGACGGCTCCGCGCGCCAGCGTCACCGTCATGACCATCGGCAGCAGTTCCGGGGTCAGCCCGACGGCGAGGGCCACGGCGAACATGAAACTCTCGAGCGAGAGGCCGTGATGCACGACCTGCGTGAGGAGCACGAACAGGACGAGGAAGCCGGTGAGGCGCAGGATGAGCATGCCGAGGCCGTGGACCCCGCGCTCCAGCGCCGTCGGCGGCTGCCGGGCCTGGAGGGAGGCCGCAATGGCACCGAATCGCGTCTTTCCGCCCGTGGCGATCACGAGCATGACGGCCTCGCCGCCGACGATGCTCGTGCCGCTGAACAGCGCGTTGAAGGCATCGTTGGGCGCAAGGCCGGCGGCGGGGCCCGTGCGCTTCTCGACCGAATAGGGCTCGCCCGTCAGCATCGCCTCGTTCACCAGGGCGCCGCGGCCCGACAAGAGGACGCCATCGGCCGGAACGAGGTTGCCGCTGCGCAGCTCCACCACGTCGCCCGGCACGATATCGCGCACGGGCAGTTCCACCGCCTTTCCATCCCGTCGCACCGAGGCCGTCACCGCCACCGAATGCCGGAGCGCGTCGACGGCCGATTCCGCCTTCTGCTCCTGCACGATGTCGAGAAGGATCGAGAACAATACGATCACGACGATCAGGATGAAGCTCTGCCAGTCGCCGGTGGCGCCGGACAGGACGGCGGCGATGAGGAGGATGGCGATCAGCGGCTCGGCGAGGCGTTTGCCGAGCTTGGCGAGGAGGCCGCGCCGGTTCTTCACCACAGCGAGGTTGGGGCCGTACCGCGCGAGGCGCTCGGCGCTTTCAGCGGCCGTGAGGCCGGAGGGCCTGCTCGACGTCGCCCGCAGCGCTTCCTCGTTGGACACCGTCCAGAACGCGTCTCCGGCATCCGACGAAAGGCGGCTGCCCGTGCCGGGAAGCGGGGCGGGGCCGGCCGCCTTCGGAGCGCCCGGCAGGATCGTGCTTTCCGTCATCGTTCCACCCATGTGCCGTCGTCCTTGCGGTATTTGCGCTTCACCGCGGCCCAGGCCACGCGATGGGCGATCTCCTCCCGAGCGGCGGTCCCATAGCGTGCATAGCCGGTCCAGGCGCTGTTGAAGGCGGCGCGGTAGATTTCCTGCGCATGAAGCGGCAGATGCGCCCGGACGCTTTCGGGGATATCCTCGATGGCGGCATAGGGCATGGTCGCCTCCTTCGATCAGGCCGTCAGGCGCGGGTAGAGGCGGGCGGCGATCGCGATGAGCACCGCGGTGGTGACCAGCAGCACCGTGCAGTCCACGGAAAGCCCGAAGCGGCTCGTCCCCCCGGTCAGCATGAGCGTGCGCAGGGCGTCCACCTCATAGGTCAGGGGATTGGCGAGGGAGATGGCCTTCAGCCATGCCGGCATGAGTTCGATCGGATAGATGGCGTTGCTGGCGAAGAAGATCGGCATGGTGAGCACCTGGCCGATGCCCATGAAGCGGTCCCTGGTCCTGACGATGCAGGCCATGATCAGGGAGAAGGTGGAGAACAGCGCCGAGCCGAGCATGATCACGCCGGCAACGGCGGCGAGGTTTGCCGGATGAACGTCGACGGCGATGCCGAGCGCATAAGCGAGGAGATAGACCACGACGGCCTGCGACAGGCCCCTGGCGCCGGCGGAGACGGCCTTGCCGATGACCAGGGCGCTGCGCGGGGCGGGGCTCACCATGTAGCGATGCAGGATGCCGAGGTCGCGCTCCCAGATGGCGGCGATGCCGTAGAAGATCGCGGCGAACAGGACGCTTTGCGCCAGGATGCCGGGCGCGAGAAAGTCGAGGTAGCGGCCGTTCTCGGACGCCAGACCGCGAACCTGGGCCATGACCTCGCCGAACAGCACCAGCCAGAGCGCCGGCTGGATCGCGCGGGTGAGCAACTCGCTCGGGTCGCGGCGCAGCTTGCTGAGCTCGGCAGCGGCCACCGCATAGACCTGGGTGGCGTAGTCGCCGACGGGCCGAACGAGCCCCCTATCCATGGGCGCTGGCATTGAAACGGGCCTGGCGGACGTTGCCATAGTCTCCTCCCTGGTCGATATCGCTGCCGGCCACCTGCGCGAAGACGTCGTCGAGCGTCGCATCCGGCCCCAGCTGCGCCTTCAAGGCCGCCGGCGAACCCACCCTTTCGAGGCGGCCGCGGTGGAGGATGCCGATGCGGTCGCAGAGCGTCTCCGCTTCTTCCATGACGTGGGTGGTGATGAGGATCGCAGTGCCGTAGCGGGTGCGAAGATCGCGGACGTGGTCCCAGATCGCGGTTCTCGCCACCGGGTCGAGACCGACCGTCGGCTCGTCCATGATGAGGAGCACGGGACGGTGGAGCGTGCTCTGGGCGATCTCGAGGCGGCGCAGCATGCCGCCGGAATAGTGTTGCGCCGGCCGGTCGGCGACGCCGGCCAGACCGGTCATCGCGAGCGCTTCGGCGATCCTCGATGCGCGCTCCCGAGGCGGAATGAGATAGAGCCGCGCCGAGAGGAGCAGATTCTCGCGGCCGGTGAGGGCGCCGTCTGCGGACAGCAATTGCGGCACGTAGCCGATCAGCGCCCGCACCTCCTTCGAGGATCGCGAAAGGTCCCGCCCGGCTATCCAGGCATTGCCGCCGGTCGCGGGAAGGAGCGTCGTCAGCATCTTGATGAGCGTCGATTTGCCGGCGCCGTTGGGTCCGATGAGGCCGAAGATCTCGCCGCGCGCGATGGCGAGATCGACGCCGTCGACGACGACGTGTCCGTCGTAGGACTTGGTCAGGGCCGCCGTGCGCAGGAGGGGAGCGGCAGCCTCTTCCGAGGCCGTCTTCGGCGCGATCGATACCGCATGCTGTTCCATCCCTGGCCCTCTACCAGCGCCACGCCGGACTCCCGGAGCGGCCACGCGGCGCCACCTTACAGAGGGAGGTCTCCCGCGCCTTGATCCATGACAAGCGGCCGGGCGAACGGCGGCCGGGCGCCGGAGAAGGGGGCGGGAATCGAGCCGGCCGATCAGGCCTGCCTGGCCCGCCGCGCCGCTGCGGCTTCACCCAGCCAGCGCGCGAAGCCGACCCATCCGCCGGCAGCGGCGCTGAGCAGCAGGCCCGCGGCCAGGACGGGCCATGGAGGCAGGGAGACGCGGAAGACGGAGGCGAGGGCGGGGATGCCGAAGATCGCCGCCATCACCAGGAACGAGAGCGTTGCGATGGCGAAGAAGACCCAGTGGCGGCGATCGAGGAACGGCGTTCCCACCTCGGCCGCCTCGGCGAAGGCGAGCGACAGGTTCCCGGCGATCAGCATGACGAAGGCGAGCGCACGGGCGCTGTCTTCCGGCAGGCCCTGCGCCCAGGCCCACAGATAGGCGCCGAACACGCAGGCGAGGACGACCAGACCCTGAAGGACGCCGAACGCCATGTGGCGCATGCCGAACAACGCCTCGCCCGACCGCCGCGGCGGCTTGTCCATGGCGTGCCGCTCGCCGGGCTCTCCTTCGAAGACGAGGGAGCAGACGGGATCGATGATGAGTTCGAGGAGGACGACATGGAGCGGAAACAGGACGGGAGGCAGGCCCGTCACGACAGGGAGCAGCGCCAGGCCGGCAACCGGGATGTGGATCGCGGTGACGTAGACGAGCGCCTTGCGCAGATTGGCGAAGATGCGCCGGCCCAGCCTTATGCCGCCGATGATCGAGGCGAGCCGGTCATCGAGAAGCACGATGTCCGCCGCCTCGCGCGCGACGTCCGTGCCGCGCCGGCCCATGGCGATGCCGATATGGGCCGCTTCCAGCGCGGGGGCGTCGTTGATGCCGTCTCCGGTCATGGCGACCACCTCGCCATTGGCCTTGAAGGCTTCGACGAGAGCGAGTTTCTGTTCCGGGGCCACGCGGGCGAAGACCCGGGTCCGCCGCACGCGCTGTTCGAGCGCACCGGGTGCAAGCCGTGCGATCTCGGCGCCTGTCATGGCACCCGCGCCGGTGTCGATGCCCGCCTGGCGGGCGATCTCGACCGCCGTGGCAGGGTAGTCGCCGGTGATCATGGCGACGTCGATGCCGGCATGCCGCGCCTGCGACAACGCGGCGGCGGCATCGCTCCGGACAGGATCCTCGAACGCGACGAGGCCGTCGAACCCGAAGAGCGGGAGGCGCCCGTCCGCGCCGACTCCGGCCCGGCGGCTGCTCGCGACGCCCAGCACGCGCAGCCCGCGCTCGGCGAGTTCGGCGACGGCACCTTCCGCCGGCGCCCGTTCGCCGGCCGGCATCCCGCACAGGTCGAAGATCGCTTCGGGAGCGCCCTTTGCCGCATGGAGGACCTCGCCGTCCGGCATGGCCCAGGCCTGGATGAAGGCGAGGCGGTCCGGCCGCAAGGGGTAGGACCGCAGAGGCTGGGTTGCGGATACCGGGAGGGGCGACGAGCCGACCGCCTCGCGCACCGCTTTGTCCATCGGATCGACCGGGCGAGGTGCCGAGGCCAGCGCCGCCGGCACGAGCACATCGAGGGCGCCGGCGGCTGAGGGATCGTAGAGGATGCCGGTCCGCCATGTCGCGGCGACACGCATGCGGTTCTCGGTGAGCGTGCCGGTCTTGTCGACGCACAGCATCGTCACCGCGCCCAGCGTCTCGATGGCGGCGGAGCGGCGGACCAGCACCTTTTGCCGGGCGAGGCGGAAGGAGCCGAGCGCGAGGAAGATGGCCAGCACCATCGGGAATTCCTCGGGCAGCAGCGCGATGGCGAGCGTGATGCCGGCGAGCCCGCCCTCGATCCAATCGCCCCTCAGCACCCCGTAGGTCAGGGCGACGATGCCGCAAAAAGCGAGGGCGGTAGCGCCGAGCCTGGCGACGAGCGGCTGCATGCTCTTCTGGAGGAGCGTCGGCTCGTCTTCGATCGAGGCCAGGGACAGACCGATGCGTCCGAGATTGGTGGAAACGCCGGTGCGCGTCACCTCGACCACGCCCTGCCCGCGGACATTCATCGTACCCGCATAGACGAAGGACGTTGCCTCGCCGCCCGGCTGTGCCTCCGCATGCTCTGCCGGTCCCCCGTCGCCCGCCGGTCGCTTGCTGACGGGGACGCTCTCCCCGGTGAGAACGGATTCATCGACCGTCAGGGCGTCGCCGGCGACCAGGACGCCGTCGGCCGGCAGGCGCTCGCCTTCCCCCGCCAGCATCAGGTCGCCCGGCACGAGCTCGTGCGCCGGGATGCGCCGCTCCCGGCCTTCGCGGATCACCCTGGCGAAAGGCTCCGCCAGTTGGCGCAACGCCGAGACCACACGTTCGGTTCGCGCTTCCTGGAAGACCACGAGGCCGATGGTGACGGCAGCACCGCAGAGGACGAAGATGCCTTCCCCCCAATCGCCCACCGTCAGATAGAGAACCGCGGCGGCGAGGAGGAGCAGGAACATCGGCTCGCGCAGGATGTCCCGCATGATGTCGGCCACGTTCCGCGAACGCGGCTTTTCGAGCGTGTTCGGGCCATGACGCGCCAGGCGCCGGGCCGCTTCCTGTTCCGACAGTCCTTCGAGGCGGCCAGCCGCGGCGGCTGGAGGCGCTGCGCCGTCGTTCATCTGGATGGCTCAGTTCCTTCGGGCCGTACGCTGCGTCAGCCCGACCTCAATGCGACATGAACAGCGGCACCGGGCAATGGTCGAGGAGGGACCGGGTCACGCCGCCGAAAACGGTCTCGTGCAGCCGCGAATGGACAAATCCGCCCATCACCAGCAGATCCGCCCCGAATCCCACGGCGTGGCTGCGCAGCGTCGCCGCAACGTCGCCGTCGGCGGCGTCCAGGCTGTTCACGGACACGCGAATGCCGTGCCGTGCCAGGCAGGGCGCGAGGTCCGCTCCCATCAGGGCGTCCGGCAGGTCCTTCTCGCCGGTTACCGAGACGATCTCCACCGCCTCGGCGTCCTTCAGGAATGGCAGGGCATCGCCCGTCGCCCGCGCGGCCTTGGCGCTGCCGTCCCAGGCGACGATCACCCGCCTGCTTCGGCACACGTCGTGTCCGGCGGGGACGATGATCAGAGGACGGCCGCTGTCCAGAAGCAATGTCTCCACCACCGCCCGATCGAGAGCGATGGACTCCGGTTCGGCGTCGAGAACCGCGAGATCGTGCACGCGGGCCTGCGCCGTGAACGAGGCCAGCAGATCGGGATAGGACAATTGCGGCGTCTCGGTGGAACAGATGATTCCGGCTGCCGCCGCGTCCGCCCGCGCGGTCTGGGCGACGGTTTCGACGAGCGCCTCCAATCGCCTGTTCTCGGCCTGCACAAGGTCCCAGACCAGCCCGTTGGCCCAGTTGAAAGGCAATTTCAGCCTGACGGACGAAGCCTGCACCGTTGTGTGGGCGTCTGCCCGGTGGGCGAGCGAAAGCCCGTAAGGCAGCGCGAAGGATGTTTCCGCCGGCCCGAACTGCTTCGTCACTGCGACGAACACGTTCTTCACGTTCCCGATCATGTCATTCTCCGTCCCGCCTCTTGGAAGAAGGAGCATGCGACATGCGCGGGGGGCCTGCCTTGATCCGCCGCAAGCCCGAGCTGGCCGGTCGAGGACGGCGCGAGGGGCGTGTTTACCCTCGTATCAGCCGGAAGAAGGCGATCGCCGCCAGCACGGCGACGAGGAGCGCGAGAAAATGGAGGGTGTTCATGCCGCGAACGACATCGCTCATCATTCCCTGCAGACCCGTCATGGCCGCCTCCGTGTTCCGACGGCCCGCACCGATTGCCGCGCCGAAGTGTCACGATGAGACGGCGCGAGGCGAGGGGCCTTGATGCCGATCAAGTCGCGACGATGCGCGCCGGCCATGGCCTCGCGGGCGATTGATCGAAATCAACGGCGCCGTGCGCAAGGCATCCTAGACAGGAGCGACGCCCGCCGCGGAACAACAAAAGGGCCGAGCCGACGCCATTGACAAGGGATGTTCAATCGTGAGCAACGACGCTACCTCGAGTCCGATCACGCCGACATCGCCGGATGCGGCCGGGCTGCAGACACCTGCCGGGGGCACCGCGCCGGTTCCTGCTTCCGTGCCCGTGCCGGTCGTGCGGGAGGAGACGCCGCCTCTACGCCGCTGGCTCAACTGGCGGTTCTGGAGCCTCGCCGGGCTGGTCGTGATCGCCGTCGCCGGCGGCGGGTTGTATTGGTGGCATGCCCGCCAGAACGTCCTGCCGGCGGGCATCGTGACCTCGAACGGGCGGGTCGAGGCGGAGGAGATCGATATCGAAACGAAATTCGCCGGCAGGGTCGCCGAGACCCTCGTCGACGAGGGCGACACCGTTGCGGCCGGGCAGGTCCTCGCCCGCATGGACACGCGCGACCTGCAGGCTTCCCTCGACAAGGCGAAGGCAACCATGCATCAGGCCCGGCACAGCCTCGACGAGGCGCATGCCGATGTCGTGCAGCAGCAGACGCAGGTCACCCTCGCACAGCAGGAGTTCGACCGCACGAACACGCTGGTCGGGCGCGGCTACGCGACCCATGAAACGCTGGACCAGCGCCGCCAGGCCCTCGCGGCGGCCGCCGCCGGCCTGACGGCCGCCAATGCCCGCGCCGGCGCGGCGGATCAATCGCTCGCCGCCGCCAGCCACGACGTCAGCCTCTACGGGATCAATATCGCCGACAACACGCTGGTCTCGCCGCGGGATGGCCGCATCCAGTACCGTATCTCCAATGTCGGCGAGGTCCTGGGCGTCGGCGGCAAGGTGTTCACTTTGCTCGATACGTCCGATGTCTACATGGACGTCTATCTGCCGACGGCGGACGCCGGCAAGGCCCGCGTCGGCTCCGACGCCCGTATCGTGCTCGACGCCTATCCGAGTTTCGCCGTTCCCGCCCATGTCTCCTTCATCGCCACCCAGGCGCAGTTCACGCCCAAGGCGGTGGAGACCAAGAGCGAGCGCGACAAGCTGATGTTCCGCGTCAAGGTGCGGGTCGATTCGAGCTTCCTGAAAGCGCATGCCGGCGAGGTCCGCACCGGCCTGCCGGGCGTCGCCTATGTGAAGGTGGACGCAGGCACGCCCTGGCCGGCGTCCCTGCAGGGCCCCGCCGCGCCATGACGCCCTCAACCGAGGCCGCCTGCAGCCTTCGCGACGTGAGCCTGCGCTACGGGGCGAGGCTCGCGCTCGACGATGTCACCCTCTCCGTTCCCGCCGGCGGGATCATGGGCGTGATCGGGCCGGACGGGGTCGGC encodes the following:
- a CDS encoding zinc-dependent alcohol dehydrogenase family protein, whose amino-acid sequence is MKAMVLRAIGTPLQLEDRPDPQPGPGEIRVRVEACAVCRTDLHVVDGELANPKVPIVPGHEIVGIVETLGAGVSAPVPGTRVGIPWLGHTCGHCPYCASGHENLCDEPAFTGYTRDGGFATHVVADAAFAFPLPHCEDPVHTAPLMCAGLIGWRSLTMAGESRRIGLYGFGAAAHILAQVCRWQGREVYAFTRAGDDAAQAMARSLGACWAGSSDETPPEPLDAAIIFAPVGALVPSALRAVRKGGRVVCGGIHMSDIPQFPYAILWEERQLVSVANLTRHDAVEFLALAPQAGIRTTTTVYPLERANDALADLRAGRFQGAAVLVP
- the mgtA gene encoding magnesium-translocating P-type ATPase; this translates as MTESTILPGAPKAAGPAPLPGTGSRLSSDAGDAFWTVSNEEALRATSSRPSGLTAAESAERLARYGPNLAVVKNRRGLLAKLGKRLAEPLIAILLIAAVLSGATGDWQSFILIVVIVLFSILLDIVQEQKAESAVDALRHSVAVTASVRRDGKAVELPVRDIVPGDVVELRSGNLVPADGVLLSGRGALVNEAMLTGEPYSVEKRTGPAAGLAPNDAFNALFSGTSIVGGEAVMLVIATGGKTRFGAIAASLQARQPPTALERGVHGLGMLILRLTGFLVLFVLLTQVVHHGLSLESFMFAVALAVGLTPELLPMVMTVTLARGAVRMAERKVVVKRLSAIHDLGAMDVLCTDKTGTLTEARITHVGSVGPDGLENTRVAELVRLNSHFVSGMQSNLDDAINAGPMPAGDWRCLDDLPFDFERRRCSVLVSSGSAPELITKGAPEAILAICSDVEAPDGTPIPLDEAMRAKLVALFEEKGRQGLRLLAVARRAMPPDCSKVEVDAEAGLVFVGCAIFVDPPKASATEAVARLMEAGVAVKIISGDAAAVVLHLVETLHLPAQGILSGDEIASLSEAALIDRVGRTNLFVRISPDQKSRIVRALRRAGHTVGFIGDGINDAPAIHAADVGLSVEGGTDVAREAADIILLAPDLGVLGDGIVEGRRTYANIMKYIRMGTSSNFGNMLSMALASLILPFLPLAPLQILLNNLIYDVSEIGIPFDVTDREMLAAPQAWDMKAVLRFTLIMGPLSSLFDIATFILLHWGFASDVAVFRTAWFVESISTQILVIFVIRTARPLWASRPHPVLVATSLGALAAALFLALSPLGAFVGFVPLPAPTLLAVIGISAAYLASAAILKRIAMPSLAGK
- a CDS encoding ChaB family protein, whose product is MPYAAIEDIPESVRAHLPLHAQEIYRAAFNSAWTGYARYGTAAREEIAHRVAWAAVKRKYRKDDGTWVER
- a CDS encoding ABC transporter permease, whose amino-acid sequence is MDRGLVRPVGDYATQVYAVAAAELSKLRRDPSELLTRAIQPALWLVLFGEVMAQVRGLASENGRYLDFLAPGILAQSVLFAAIFYGIAAIWERDLGILHRYMVSPAPRSALVIGKAVSAGARGLSQAVVVYLLAYALGIAVDVHPANLAAVAGVIMLGSALFSTFSLIMACIVRTRDRFMGIGQVLTMPIFFASNAIYPIELMPAWLKAISLANPLTYEVDALRTLMLTGGTSRFGLSVDCTVLLVTTAVLIAIAARLYPRLTA
- a CDS encoding ABC transporter ATP-binding protein, with the protein product MEQHAVSIAPKTASEEAAAPLLRTAALTKSYDGHVVVDGVDLAIARGEIFGLIGPNGAGKSTLIKMLTTLLPATGGNAWIAGRDLSRSSKEVRALIGYVPQLLSADGALTGRENLLLSARLYLIPPRERASRIAEALAMTGLAGVADRPAQHYSGGMLRRLEIAQSTLHRPVLLIMDEPTVGLDPVARTAIWDHVRDLRTRYGTAILITTHVMEEAETLCDRIGILHRGRLERVGSPAALKAQLGPDATLDDVFAQVAGSDIDQGGDYGNVRQARFNASAHG
- a CDS encoding cation-translocating P-type ATPase, whose protein sequence is MNDGAAPPAAAAGRLEGLSEQEAARRLARHGPNTLEKPRSRNVADIMRDILREPMFLLLLAAAVLYLTVGDWGEGIFVLCGAAVTIGLVVFQEARTERVVSALRQLAEPFARVIREGRERRIPAHELVPGDLMLAGEGERLPADGVLVAGDALTVDESVLTGESVPVSKRPAGDGGPAEHAEAQPGGEATSFVYAGTMNVRGQGVVEVTRTGVSTNLGRIGLSLASIEDEPTLLQKSMQPLVARLGATALAFCGIVALTYGVLRGDWIEGGLAGITLAIALLPEEFPMVLAIFLALGSFRLARQKVLVRRSAAIETLGAVTMLCVDKTGTLTENRMRVAATWRTGILYDPSAAGALDVLVPAALASAPRPVDPMDKAVREAVGSSPLPVSATQPLRSYPLRPDRLAFIQAWAMPDGEVLHAAKGAPEAIFDLCGMPAGERAPAEGAVAELAERGLRVLGVASSRRAGVGADGRLPLFGFDGLVAFEDPVRSDAAAALSQARHAGIDVAMITGDYPATAVEIARQAGIDTGAGAMTGAEIARLAPGALEQRVRRTRVFARVAPEQKLALVEAFKANGEVVAMTGDGINDAPALEAAHIGIAMGRRGTDVAREAADIVLLDDRLASIIGGIRLGRRIFANLRKALVYVTAIHIPVAGLALLPVVTGLPPVLFPLHVVLLELIIDPVCSLVFEGEPGERHAMDKPPRRSGEALFGMRHMAFGVLQGLVVLACVFGAYLWAWAQGLPEDSARALAFVMLIAGNLSLAFAEAAEVGTPFLDRRHWVFFAIATLSFLVMAAIFGIPALASVFRVSLPPWPVLAAGLLLSAAAGGWVGFARWLGEAAAARRARQA
- a CDS encoding universal stress protein; this translates as MIGNVKNVFVAVTKQFGPAETSFALPYGLSLAHRADAHTTVQASSVRLKLPFNWANGLVWDLVQAENRRLEALVETVAQTARADAAAAGIICSTETPQLSYPDLLASFTAQARVHDLAVLDAEPESIALDRAVVETLLLDSGRPLIIVPAGHDVCRSRRVIVAWDGSAKAARATGDALPFLKDAEAVEIVSVTGEKDLPDALMGADLAPCLARHGIRVSVNSLDAADGDVAATLRSHAVGFGADLLVMGGFVHSRLHETVFGGVTRSLLDHCPVPLFMSH
- a CDS encoding HlyD family secretion protein, yielding MSNDATSSPITPTSPDAAGLQTPAGGTAPVPASVPVPVVREETPPLRRWLNWRFWSLAGLVVIAVAGGGLYWWHARQNVLPAGIVTSNGRVEAEEIDIETKFAGRVAETLVDEGDTVAAGQVLARMDTRDLQASLDKAKATMHQARHSLDEAHADVVQQQTQVTLAQQEFDRTNTLVGRGYATHETLDQRRQALAAAAAGLTAANARAGAADQSLAAASHDVSLYGINIADNTLVSPRDGRIQYRISNVGEVLGVGGKVFTLLDTSDVYMDVYLPTADAGKARVGSDARIVLDAYPSFAVPAHVSFIATQAQFTPKAVETKSERDKLMFRVKVRVDSSFLKAHAGEVRTGLPGVAYVKVDAGTPWPASLQGPAAP